One segment of Streptomyces sp. NBC_00576 DNA contains the following:
- a CDS encoding ribonuclease J, which yields MSHPHPELKAAPPLPEGGLRVVALGGLGEIGRNMTVFEHAGKLLIVDCGVLFPEETQPGVDVILPDFTSIRDRLDDIVAVVLTHGHEDHIGAVPYLLRERSDIPVVGSKLTLAFLEAKLKEHGIRPRTVRVREGDRRGFGPFNCEFVAVNHSIPDSLAVAIRTAAGLVLHTGDFKMDQFPLDDRITDLRAFARLGEEGVDLFLTDSTNAEVPGFTTSERELNPAIEQVMRTAPRRVIVSSFASHVHRIQQVLDAAHQHGRKVAFVGRSMVRNMGIARDLGYLKVPSGLVVSTKELEKLADHKITLVCTGSQGEPMAALSRMANRDHVIRIGKGDTVLLASSLIPGNENAIYRVINGLTRWGAHVVHKGNAKVHVSGHASAGELVYCYNIVKPRNVMPVHGEWRHLRANADLAIRTGVDPERVVIAEDGVVVDLVDGRASITGKVPAGNVYVDGMEVGGATEASLKDRVTLAEEGVVTVVAIVDADTGALAETPDFLARGFVHDDTTFEPVIPVIEKTLATAAQEGVGDAHQLEQLIARAVANWAFRTHRRRPLIIPVIIDA from the coding sequence ATGAGCCACCCGCATCCTGAACTGAAAGCCGCCCCTCCCCTGCCCGAAGGGGGGCTGAGGGTCGTCGCACTCGGCGGTCTGGGTGAGATCGGCCGCAACATGACCGTCTTCGAGCATGCCGGCAAGCTGCTCATCGTCGACTGCGGCGTGCTGTTCCCCGAAGAGACCCAGCCCGGCGTGGACGTGATCCTGCCGGACTTCACCTCGATCCGTGACCGCCTCGACGACATCGTGGCCGTCGTGCTCACCCACGGCCACGAGGACCACATCGGTGCCGTGCCGTATCTACTGCGAGAGCGCTCCGACATCCCCGTCGTGGGCTCGAAGCTGACACTGGCGTTCCTGGAGGCCAAGCTCAAAGAGCACGGAATCCGGCCGCGCACGGTGCGCGTACGTGAAGGCGACCGGCGCGGCTTCGGCCCCTTCAACTGCGAATTCGTGGCGGTCAACCACTCCATCCCGGACAGCCTCGCGGTCGCGATCCGCACCGCGGCCGGGCTGGTGCTGCACACCGGTGACTTCAAGATGGACCAGTTCCCGCTGGACGACCGCATCACCGACCTGCGCGCCTTCGCCCGCCTCGGCGAGGAAGGCGTCGACCTCTTCCTCACCGACTCCACCAACGCCGAGGTCCCGGGTTTCACCACCTCCGAGCGCGAACTGAACCCGGCGATCGAGCAGGTGATGCGTACCGCCCCGCGCCGGGTGATCGTCTCCAGTTTCGCCAGCCATGTGCACCGCATCCAGCAGGTCCTGGACGCCGCGCACCAGCACGGCCGCAAGGTCGCCTTCGTTGGCCGCTCCATGGTCCGCAACATGGGCATCGCCCGCGACCTCGGGTACCTGAAGGTTCCCAGCGGCCTGGTCGTGAGTACCAAGGAACTGGAGAAGCTGGCGGACCACAAGATCACCCTGGTGTGCACCGGGTCCCAGGGCGAGCCGATGGCGGCTCTGTCCCGGATGGCCAACCGCGACCATGTGATCCGCATCGGCAAGGGCGACACCGTCCTGCTCGCCAGCTCCCTGATCCCCGGCAACGAGAACGCCATCTACCGGGTGATCAACGGGCTGACCCGGTGGGGCGCCCACGTCGTCCACAAGGGCAACGCCAAGGTGCACGTCTCCGGCCACGCCAGCGCCGGTGAGCTCGTGTACTGCTACAACATCGTCAAGCCCCGCAATGTCATGCCCGTGCACGGCGAATGGCGCCACCTGCGGGCCAACGCCGACCTGGCCATCCGTACGGGGGTCGATCCCGAGCGGGTGGTCATCGCCGAGGACGGCGTGGTCGTCGACCTCGTGGACGGGCGGGCTTCGATCACCGGCAAGGTGCCCGCGGGCAACGTCTACGTGGACGGCATGGAGGTCGGCGGCGCCACCGAGGCGTCCCTGAAGGACCGCGTCACCCTCGCGGAGGAGGGCGTGGTCACCGTGGTGGCGATCGTCGACGCCGATACGGGCGCCCTTGCCGAGACTCCCGACTTCCTGGCCCGCGGATTCGTCCACGACGACACCACCTTCGAACCGGTCATCCCTGTCATCGAGAAAACTCTGGCGACCGCCGCTCAGGAAGGCGTCGGCGACGCACACCAACTGGAACAACTCATCGCCCGTGCCGTGGCCAACTGGGCCTTCCGCACCCACCGACGACGGCCCCTCATCATCCCGGTCATCATCGACGCCTGA
- a CDS encoding MFS transporter produces MPSAIAPAGTGRTITSSIPARLDRLPWSRWHWTIVIGLGTVWILDGLEVTVVGNISSRLSEPGSGLPITSGQITGIAAALYVAGACVGALFWGRMTDRFGRKKLFMITLAVYLAATALTAVSFSTWWFFAFRFLTGFGIGGEYAAINSAIDELIPSFYRGRVDLIINGSFWIGAVGGSLLSIVALNTDILPKDVGWRLTFALGVVLGLVILVVRRHVPESPRWLLIHGREREAEEIVSSIERKVESEKGEPLPEPENEITIQQRKTVGFGEIARTVFATYRKRSVLGFSLFIGQAFLYNAITFGFGAILTTFFDVPSGNTGYYFAVIAVGNFFGPLLLGKLFDTVGRRVMISSTYLLSGVLLFGTAWLFDRGSLTATTLTACWCAVLFFASAGASSAYLTVSEIFPMETRAMSIAFFYAIGTAAGGITGPLVFADLTASGVVGDTVLAFQIGAGLMCAAGIVAAFLAVSAERRSLEDIAKPLSAVASASAKAKGKVTVKATGKATGKATGRAAEA; encoded by the coding sequence ATGCCCAGCGCCATCGCTCCGGCCGGAACCGGCCGCACCATCACCAGCTCGATCCCTGCCCGCCTCGACCGCCTCCCATGGTCACGCTGGCACTGGACGATCGTGATCGGCCTCGGCACCGTATGGATCCTCGACGGCCTTGAGGTCACGGTCGTCGGCAACATCTCCTCCCGGCTCTCGGAGCCCGGCAGCGGCCTGCCGATCACCTCCGGTCAGATCACCGGTATCGCGGCCGCCCTGTACGTGGCCGGCGCCTGCGTCGGCGCCCTCTTCTGGGGCCGCATGACCGACCGCTTCGGCCGCAAGAAGCTGTTCATGATCACCCTGGCGGTCTATCTGGCCGCCACCGCGCTGACCGCGGTGTCCTTCTCGACCTGGTGGTTCTTCGCGTTCCGCTTCCTCACGGGCTTCGGCATCGGCGGCGAGTACGCGGCCATCAACTCCGCGATCGACGAGCTCATCCCGTCGTTCTACCGCGGCCGCGTCGACCTCATCATCAACGGCAGCTTCTGGATCGGCGCGGTCGGCGGTTCGCTGCTGTCGATCGTCGCGCTGAACACCGACATCCTGCCGAAGGACGTGGGCTGGCGGCTGACCTTCGCCCTGGGCGTGGTCCTCGGCCTGGTCATCCTCGTCGTACGACGGCACGTCCCCGAGAGTCCACGCTGGCTGCTGATCCACGGCAGGGAACGGGAGGCGGAGGAGATCGTCTCCTCCATCGAGCGGAAGGTCGAGTCCGAGAAGGGCGAACCGCTTCCTGAACCCGAGAACGAGATCACCATCCAGCAGCGCAAGACGGTCGGCTTCGGCGAGATCGCCCGCACGGTCTTCGCGACCTACCGCAAGCGCAGTGTCCTCGGCTTCTCCCTCTTCATCGGCCAGGCGTTCCTCTACAACGCGATCACTTTCGGCTTCGGCGCGATCCTGACGACGTTCTTCGACGTTCCGAGCGGCAACACGGGCTACTACTTCGCCGTGATCGCGGTCGGCAACTTCTTCGGCCCGCTGCTGCTCGGTAAACTGTTCGATACAGTCGGCCGCCGGGTGATGATCTCCTCGACGTACCTGCTCTCCGGAGTGCTGCTGTTCGGCACGGCCTGGCTGTTCGACCGCGGCTCGCTGACCGCGACCACGCTGACGGCCTGCTGGTGCGCGGTGCTGTTCTTCGCCTCGGCGGGCGCCTCCAGCGCCTACCTGACGGTCTCCGAGATCTTCCCGATGGAGACGCGGGCCATGTCCATCGCCTTCTTCTACGCCATCGGCACCGCCGCCGGGGGCATCACGGGCCCGCTGGTCTTCGCCGACCTCACCGCGTCCGGCGTGGTCGGGGACACGGTGCTCGCCTTCCAGATCGGCGCCGGTCTGATGTGCGCGGCCGGGATCGTCGCCGCGTTCCTCGCGGTGAGTGCCGAACGCCGCTCGCTGGAGGACATCGCCAAGCCGCTGTCGGCGGTGGCGTCGGCCTCGGCGAAGGCCAAGGGGAAGGTGACGGTCAAGGCGACGGGAAAAGCGACGGGAAAAGCGACGGGTAGGGCTGCGGAAGCATGA
- a CDS encoding PQQ-binding-like beta-propeller repeat protein, protein MNLRRTIAVLFGVALSVLALVTPVSAQPRQTGVSTTYQINARHDGSLVDTAVGAPPLSQKWSRDLGGNVSYPIVAGGRVFATAASPNGYGTILYAIDAATGQNAWAPVDLGGTYWWSALTYGGGRLYAQNYDGVLTAFNPANGKKIWTVTLPGQYSFTSPPTFAGGVVYTGGAGSGGTLYAVDAATGAVLWTQPVANGDNSSPAVTANGVYVSYACEQTYAFAPKSGNPIWHHETDCSGGGGRTPVLADGGVWVRDDAGMVPSVLNAADGKVRGSYEAAGWSPAPAFDGRQGYFVDDGVLQERHSRTLATRWKFEGDGQISTAPIVVNGYVYVGSRSGRLWALNGATGQPVWSADVGASINEPDEHNVSEPLTGLGAGGGLVVVPATNLLVAYGQ, encoded by the coding sequence GTGAACCTTCGAAGAACCATCGCCGTCCTGTTCGGTGTGGCACTGTCGGTTCTCGCGCTCGTGACGCCGGTCAGCGCGCAACCCAGGCAGACCGGAGTCTCGACCACCTACCAGATCAACGCACGGCACGACGGCAGTCTCGTCGATACCGCTGTGGGCGCGCCGCCGCTCAGCCAGAAGTGGTCCCGCGATCTGGGCGGGAACGTCTCCTACCCCATCGTGGCCGGCGGGCGCGTCTTCGCCACCGCTGCCTCGCCGAATGGGTATGGCACCATCCTCTACGCCATTGACGCGGCCACGGGCCAGAACGCCTGGGCGCCCGTGGACCTCGGTGGCACCTACTGGTGGTCCGCGCTCACCTACGGGGGCGGTCGACTCTACGCCCAGAACTACGACGGCGTGCTGACGGCATTCAACCCGGCCAACGGGAAGAAGATCTGGACCGTCACGCTGCCCGGGCAGTATTCCTTCACCTCGCCGCCCACTTTCGCCGGTGGCGTGGTGTACACGGGTGGCGCCGGCTCGGGCGGCACCTTGTACGCGGTGGATGCTGCCACCGGTGCGGTGCTCTGGACCCAGCCTGTCGCCAATGGGGACAACAGTTCGCCTGCCGTCACGGCTAACGGAGTTTACGTCTCATACGCCTGCGAGCAGACATACGCCTTCGCCCCCAAGTCGGGCAACCCGATCTGGCACCACGAGACGGACTGCTCTGGCGGCGGAGGCCGTACCCCTGTTCTCGCCGACGGTGGTGTCTGGGTTCGCGACGATGCCGGGATGGTCCCCTCGGTCCTCAACGCCGCCGACGGGAAGGTCCGCGGCTCTTACGAGGCCGCGGGCTGGTCGCCGGCACCGGCCTTCGACGGCCGCCAAGGCTACTTCGTTGATGACGGTGTTCTTCAGGAGCGGCACAGCCGCACTCTGGCCACTCGCTGGAAGTTCGAGGGCGACGGCCAGATCAGCACGGCGCCGATCGTCGTCAACGGTTACGTCTACGTCGGCTCGCGAAGCGGTCGGTTGTGGGCGCTCAACGGCGCCACTGGTCAGCCTGTCTGGTCCGCTGACGTCGGCGCGTCGATCAACGAGCCCGACGAGCACAACGTGTCCGAGCCGCTGACCGGCCTCGGTGCGGGCGGCGGGCTCGTGGTGGTCCCGGCCACCAACCTGCTGGTGGCGTACGGGCAGTGA
- a CDS encoding class I SAM-dependent methyltransferase has product MNRQSDRWAELTGGQAGEKYAQRFARLAESGHDIHGEAAFCAALLKPAARILDAGCGTGRVAIRLAELGHHCTGVDVDLSMLAVARRDAPTLEWLHGDLAHLDALGLKPGFDLVLAAGNVIPLLASGTESAVTRQLAAVLRPGGLLVTGMGLDAAHLPLPEPPVTLTEFDHWCTQAGLVLRRRYATWGGDPYSQGGGYAVSVHSRPTT; this is encoded by the coding sequence ATGAACAGGCAGAGCGACCGCTGGGCGGAGCTGACAGGCGGACAAGCCGGAGAGAAGTACGCCCAGCGTTTCGCGCGGCTCGCCGAATCGGGACATGACATCCACGGCGAGGCCGCCTTCTGCGCCGCACTGCTGAAGCCCGCCGCCCGGATCCTCGACGCCGGCTGCGGCACCGGTCGGGTCGCGATCCGGCTCGCCGAGCTGGGTCACCACTGCACCGGCGTGGACGTCGACCTTTCCATGCTTGCTGTCGCCCGCCGTGACGCCCCCACACTGGAATGGCTCCACGGCGACCTGGCGCACCTGGATGCCCTCGGCCTGAAACCAGGCTTCGACCTGGTGCTTGCCGCCGGGAATGTCATCCCCCTGCTGGCCTCCGGCACCGAATCCGCCGTCACACGGCAACTGGCTGCCGTACTGCGCCCCGGCGGACTGCTGGTCACGGGCATGGGGCTGGACGCGGCGCACCTGCCGCTGCCGGAACCGCCGGTGACTTTGACGGAGTTCGATCACTGGTGCACCCAGGCCGGACTGGTCCTGCGCCGGCGTTACGCCACCTGGGGCGGCGATCCCTACTCTCAAGGGGGCGGCTATGCCGTCAGCGTGCACTCCCGGCCCACCACCTGA
- a CDS encoding aldo/keto reductase produces MKHVSLGGLDVSRIGLGAMTMAGTYTTGGGLDDAESIRTIHRALDLGVTHIDTAEIYGPFHSEEIVGKAIKGRRDDVVIATKFGLVSHAGDGPGVIDSSPANVKTAVEGSLLRLGTDHIDLYYQHRVDPNMPIEETIGALAELVAEGKVRHIGLSEAGPGTIRRAHAVYPVAALQTEYSLWTRDVEAEILPLLRELGIGFVPYSPLGHGLLTGQIRTVDDFADDDWRKTNPRFTGENFQRNLTIVDEVRAIGAEIGATPAQTALAWLLTRGDDIAPIPGTRRVSRVEENIAADGVELNAAQLDRLNNLTPAAGERHNEASMASIDR; encoded by the coding sequence ATGAAGCACGTATCACTGGGCGGGCTCGACGTCTCCCGCATCGGCCTGGGAGCCATGACCATGGCCGGCACGTACACGACGGGCGGTGGGCTCGATGACGCCGAGTCGATCCGTACCATCCACCGGGCGCTGGACCTCGGGGTCACCCACATCGACACCGCCGAGATCTACGGCCCCTTCCACAGCGAGGAAATCGTCGGGAAGGCCATCAAGGGCCGACGCGACGACGTCGTCATCGCGACGAAGTTCGGCCTCGTCTCCCACGCCGGCGACGGCCCCGGCGTCATCGACAGCAGTCCCGCCAACGTGAAGACCGCGGTCGAAGGCTCGCTCCTGCGGCTCGGCACTGACCACATCGACCTGTACTACCAGCACCGCGTCGACCCCAACATGCCCATCGAAGAGACCATCGGCGCGCTGGCCGAACTGGTCGCCGAGGGCAAGGTGCGCCACATCGGCCTCTCCGAAGCCGGCCCCGGCACGATCCGCCGTGCCCACGCCGTGTACCCGGTGGCCGCGCTGCAGACCGAATACTCCCTGTGGACCCGCGACGTCGAAGCCGAAATCCTCCCGCTGCTGCGTGAGTTGGGCATCGGCTTCGTTCCCTACTCGCCGCTCGGGCACGGCCTGCTGACCGGGCAGATCCGCACGGTCGACGACTTCGCGGACGACGACTGGCGCAAGACCAACCCGCGCTTCACCGGCGAGAACTTCCAGCGCAACCTGACCATCGTCGACGAAGTGCGGGCCATCGGCGCCGAGATCGGTGCCACCCCGGCCCAGACCGCGCTGGCGTGGCTGCTGACCCGCGGCGACGACATCGCCCCGATTCCCGGAACCCGGCGGGTCTCGCGCGTCGAAGAGAACATCGCCGCCGACGGTGTCGAACTCAACGCCGCTCAGCTCGACCGCCTGAACAACCTCACCCCGGCCGCCGGCGAGCGCCACAACGAAGCCAGCATGGCCAGCATCGACCGCTGA
- a CDS encoding SDR family oxidoreductase, which yields MSKVILVTGAGRGLGTDIAREALAAGHRVVATGRRPGEVEKTLGGPQDNLLVTKLDVTSLEDAEAAAQAAVDRFGRIDVLINNAGNLFTGYFEEISPAQMRRQFETNLFGPMNVTRAVLPIMREQRAGHVITITSTAGLVGMEFTSAYAASKFAEEGWMESLRHDVEPYNIHTTVVEPGYFRTELLVDGSTTWPELSIDDYAPRTAPRIAGMKSMNGQQPGDPAKLARALLTIAGQDKPLQRFVAGADAIEAAEAKANELLAQAEASRELGGALAYDDTHA from the coding sequence ATGAGCAAGGTCATTCTCGTCACCGGTGCCGGACGCGGTCTGGGTACGGACATCGCCCGCGAGGCCCTCGCCGCCGGCCATCGGGTCGTCGCCACCGGCCGCCGCCCCGGCGAGGTCGAGAAGACCCTGGGCGGGCCTCAGGACAACCTGCTCGTCACCAAGCTGGACGTCACCAGCCTGGAGGACGCCGAAGCCGCCGCGCAGGCCGCCGTCGACCGCTTCGGCCGCATCGACGTCCTCATCAACAACGCCGGGAACCTGTTCACCGGCTACTTCGAGGAGATCTCGCCCGCGCAGATGCGCCGGCAGTTCGAGACGAACCTCTTCGGCCCGATGAACGTCACCCGCGCCGTCCTGCCGATCATGCGCGAGCAGCGCGCCGGCCACGTCATCACCATCACCTCGACCGCAGGCCTGGTCGGCATGGAATTCACCTCCGCCTACGCCGCCTCCAAGTTCGCCGAAGAAGGCTGGATGGAGTCCCTGCGCCATGACGTCGAGCCGTACAACATCCACACCACCGTCGTGGAACCCGGCTACTTCCGCACCGAGCTCCTCGTCGACGGCTCCACGACCTGGCCCGAACTGTCCATCGACGACTACGCCCCGCGCACCGCCCCGAGGATCGCGGGCATGAAGAGCATGAACGGCCAGCAGCCCGGCGACCCCGCCAAACTCGCCCGCGCCCTGCTCACCATCGCCGGCCAGGACAAGCCCCTGCAGCGCTTCGTCGCCGGCGCCGACGCCATCGAGGCCGCCGAAGCCAAGGCGAACGAACTCCTCGCCCAGGCAGAGGCCTCCCGCGAACTGGGCGGCGCCCTCGCCTACGACGACACCCACGCCTGA
- a CDS encoding helix-turn-helix domain-containing protein — MTDRTDPEGGNHDIRDNFRTEIREFLGTRRARVTPAQAGLPLYGGERRRVTGLRREEVALLAGISSEYYTRLERGNATGVSESVIEGIAQALQLDEAERTHLLDLLRGAGTTRPPRRRPAQQRVRPAVQRVLDSMVGTPAFILSGRGDILAANHLGRALFSPVYADPVRPPNNARFVFLTPHATEFFRHWDEVANDTVAMLRAEAGRDLYDRRLSDLIGELSTRSEEFRRRWAAHNVRMHTTGVKLLHHPVVGDLDLPFETFPLGDGPSQFLLTYTAEPASPSQNALNLLASWAAANDDIERSTPANDSQSADTPD, encoded by the coding sequence ATGACAGACAGAACCGACCCAGAAGGCGGCAATCACGACATCCGTGACAATTTCCGCACGGAGATCCGGGAATTCCTCGGCACGCGACGGGCCAGGGTCACCCCCGCACAAGCCGGACTGCCTCTCTACGGCGGAGAGCGTCGGCGAGTCACCGGACTGCGCCGCGAGGAGGTCGCCCTCCTCGCGGGCATCTCCAGCGAGTACTACACCCGACTGGAGCGCGGCAACGCCACCGGCGTCTCCGAGAGCGTCATCGAAGGCATCGCCCAAGCACTTCAGCTCGACGAGGCCGAACGAACCCACCTGCTCGACCTCCTGCGCGGCGCCGGCACGACCCGTCCGCCACGCCGCCGACCCGCCCAGCAGCGCGTACGGCCCGCCGTGCAGCGCGTCCTCGACTCGATGGTCGGCACCCCCGCGTTCATCCTCAGCGGCCGCGGGGACATCCTGGCCGCCAACCATCTCGGGCGCGCCCTGTTCTCCCCCGTCTACGCCGACCCGGTGCGGCCGCCCAACAACGCACGGTTCGTCTTTCTCACCCCGCACGCGACCGAGTTCTTCCGTCACTGGGACGAAGTCGCCAACGACACGGTCGCCATGCTGCGTGCCGAGGCCGGCCGCGATCTCTACGACCGGCGGCTTTCGGACCTGATCGGGGAGCTGTCCACCCGCAGCGAGGAATTCCGTCGCCGCTGGGCCGCCCACAACGTACGGATGCACACCACCGGTGTGAAGCTCCTCCATCACCCGGTCGTCGGGGACCTCGACCTGCCCTTCGAGACCTTCCCGCTCGGCGACGGCCCCAGCCAGTTCCTGCTCACCTACACCGCGGAGCCCGCGTCACCCTCGCAGAACGCCCTGAATCTGCTGGCCAGCTGGGCCGCGGCCAACGATGACATCGAGCGGTCGACGCCGGCCAACGACTCCCAGTCGGCGGATACACCCGACTGA
- a CDS encoding spermidine synthase: MSARFEEIDWRPTAMGDISLRRRRDPASGTDVYEVKLGDEFLMSSLFTAGEIALAELGLAKLPGTELDVAVGGLGLGYTAAAVLDNPQARSLTVIDTLAEVIDWHQRGLVPLGSRLTSDARCRLVQGDFFAMAADSSGLDPSKPGRRFHAILLDVDHSPRHVLHPRHAALYQPAGLRALSEHLHPDGVFALWSNDPPDKEFTSALTEVFAQSEAHVVHFDNPLQGGTSTNTVYVARTEPGPP, from the coding sequence ATGAGCGCGCGTTTCGAGGAAATCGACTGGCGCCCGACAGCCATGGGCGACATCAGCCTGCGGCGCCGACGCGACCCTGCATCGGGCACCGATGTGTACGAGGTGAAGCTCGGCGACGAGTTCTTGATGTCCAGCCTCTTCACAGCCGGCGAGATCGCACTTGCGGAACTCGGACTGGCGAAACTGCCCGGCACCGAACTGGACGTCGCCGTCGGCGGACTCGGACTCGGGTACACCGCCGCGGCGGTGCTGGACAACCCCCAAGCGCGCTCGCTGACCGTGATCGATACGCTCGCCGAAGTCATCGACTGGCATCAGCGGGGCCTGGTCCCTCTCGGCTCCCGGCTGACCTCGGACGCCCGCTGTCGCCTGGTCCAAGGCGACTTCTTCGCAATGGCGGCCGATTCGTCCGGCCTGGACCCGAGCAAGCCCGGCCGCCGCTTCCACGCCATTCTTCTGGATGTCGACCATTCGCCGCGCCATGTGCTCCACCCGCGCCACGCGGCGCTCTACCAGCCTGCCGGGCTCCGCGCTCTCAGCGAACACCTCCACCCCGACGGGGTCTTCGCCCTGTGGTCGAACGACCCGCCGGACAAAGAGTTCACCTCCGCACTCACGGAGGTCTTTGCGCAATCAGAGGCCCATGTCGTCCACTTCGACAATCCCCTGCAAGGCGGCACCTCGACCAACACCGTCTACGTGGCCAGGACAGAACCGGGCCCGCCGTAG
- a CDS encoding NAD(P)H-dependent oxidoreductase: protein MSKVLLVVGHPDLSRSRANAALVDAVRGLPHVTVHDLYAAYPDFQIDVEAEQALLAEHDVIVFQHPVFWYNTTPLFKHWQDTVLTLGWAFTIDGSASQLAGKKAVVAVTTGVPADHYTPEGANQATVETLLNSWEATLRLCQLDSQQPMFKVYGTAFGLSDEDLATAAKQYNELLASYAA, encoded by the coding sequence ATGTCCAAGGTTCTTCTTGTCGTAGGCCACCCCGACCTGTCCCGGTCGAGGGCCAACGCGGCGCTCGTGGACGCCGTCCGCGGTCTGCCCCATGTCACCGTGCACGACCTCTACGCCGCCTACCCCGACTTCCAGATCGATGTCGAGGCTGAGCAGGCGCTGCTGGCCGAGCACGATGTGATCGTCTTCCAGCACCCGGTGTTCTGGTACAACACCACCCCGCTGTTCAAGCACTGGCAGGACACGGTCCTCACCCTCGGCTGGGCCTTCACCATCGACGGATCCGCCTCGCAACTGGCCGGCAAGAAGGCCGTCGTCGCCGTCACCACCGGCGTCCCCGCCGACCACTACACCCCCGAAGGCGCGAACCAGGCCACCGTCGAGACCCTCCTCAACAGCTGGGAGGCGACCCTGCGCCTGTGCCAGCTCGACTCTCAGCAGCCGATGTTCAAGGTGTACGGCACCGCCTTCGGCCTCTCCGACGAGGACCTGGCCACCGCCGCCAAGCAGTACAACGAACTGCTCGCCTCCTACGCCGCCTGA